Below is a genomic region from Ascaphus truei isolate aAscTru1 chromosome 5, aAscTru1.hap1, whole genome shotgun sequence.
TAAGCACTTCCACTTTGGGAGATATTTCTACTTCCCTATCCAGCCCCTGAAATTCCCTCcgttaatatatgtatatagcagCACCAGCACATGAATCCCACGATGAGTCTGTCTTCATCTAACTTTCCTGCCCCCGGAGTTGTTCAACGGTTCTCGTGTTAGTGTTCAGATGAGACAGTGAGGTTTCTTAGCAATGATTTGTATTGTACCAACTTATTCCGTAACACAGCACCACACAAGAGGCAAGTCGGTGGGGTCTCCAGGAGATTGTACACAGATATGTGTCCCGCTCCGTGGAACATTGAGATACTGTATGGATGATACATGCAGAAGGAGCAGTGCAGGTTGCTGCTCTCGTAAACTCTACGTAATTCCAAATGAGTGTGAAATAAAACAAATGATTGGTCCTATAGGGTATTCCTAGATATTGCAGGTCATTTATTTTCAAGGAGAGCTTCCTCGCCTATAAACtgctcatttaaccccttcactggccAGGAGGACCCTGTACTCATTCCGTGCTGGTGTTAATGCTTTTTCATTCCACGTCCCTCGTAGGTGGCAAAGTAGAATGGTTCCAGATCAAGGATGACAGCGTCGCTAACTGGACCAGTATGATCTGTAGCATCGCACGCGAGGGGGAAGATCCTGAGGATGAATCTCCGAGCGAGgcggaggagttggagggagcaGCTGAGGACTCCGGACACTTGGACCAAAGCTTTGAACTGGAGAAGCAGGACTCTGAGATGGACGAGTCCACATCTCATGATGTCTGTCCAGCTTTAGAGGAGGAGGAGCTGGAAGCTTTAACTCTGGCAGATAAAGCCCCTGCTGGAGATCAGGAGACACCAGCTGCCATGACCGAGGCTTCCGAAACTGGACGTTAAAGGTGGAGTCTGTACGAAGACCAAATTGAACTGTTTTCACATTGAGGAATTCAGTGAGTTTCACAGTGTCCGTTATCTGGAAACTACTGAACCACAAGCTGTAGGGTGCGTGTATTATACAGTCAGTGATCCTGGAGCCGTGTAGGTGTATTGCGATTTTATGAACTTTTGAAGAGGTAACCTCTCCGAGAACCAAAATAAAACAATGACATTGACCTACctcactgattaaaaaaaaatatatatttttttttctccataaacCTTTTCATTATTTTTCAAACCGTATATAAAGTTGTTTGTAGGTGTCTCTGAAACGTTTGTTATTTTGATGTCGAGATATTCAccattctgctaaaaaaaaaaaaacagtccccATTTGTGTTCTGTGGGAACGCATGTAAAGAGCTCAAAATGCTCATGGTTTCTTTCTATAATTTAGTTGTGTACACGTAGGAGAAGTAACCCAGTTAGGGACCTCTGTCATAACCTGGATGTATGAATTAAAATTATTAAACTTTATTGGTGTCCATTAAATAAAGTGGATTAAAACGAGCATTAAACAATAGTTGTGTCCCGTATGGAAGGCTCTTTTTGAAGAGTCCAGAACACTCTTATTTTAGTCCAATCCAATTCAATCCACTTAATTTTAATGGACACCAATAAAGTTTAATCATTTGAATTCATACATCATACATCCAGGTTATGACAGAGGTCCCTAACTGGGTTACTTCTCCTACGTGTACATTGTTCATTCCTACCCAGGGagcaccggcataacattatTACACTTGCTGTTGCGGGGGTCCCCTGTTGTGTTTAATATAATTTAGTTGTCAACCTGACAATATTTGCAAATGGATCCggtgctgtgtatgtataatCTCTATCTCTGTTACTGATCCTCTTTGGCAGAGCGCCCATCAAACGGGTAAGCATTGATTGTTGCATGATAATACTTTGCCAGGTCATACCTGCCCTTCCATAACTACTCTCCAAATTATTATTTTAACTCTTGTCCCCCCTAATATTTAACATCCTTGAGCCGTTCCCAGCTAGAAATAGGAATTTCATTGCCGGCTAGCCGTATCCCCATACACTTGCAAAACCAGACATCTTTGGAGTGCAACATGGTAAACACAGGGGGAGATCGTACTtggtttgtaaatgtgctgcatCACCAAACATGTTTTCTGTTTAACCCCTTCTCAGCTGTGCTCTGGGTTCCAAGTCTTCATATGCATTCCACGACTAGGGGACGGGTGAAAACCAAAGAGGGTTCGACAATGGGATGCAAACCTTTACAATTTAGTTACAGCTTCCTTCACAAGATAGGAAATATTTTCCACTGTTTAGGGTTACTCCATTTTACTGTGACTATGCCGATCGGATCCTAGTTGAATGAATCCCCCCTTTGTGTAAATCATGCTCCGTGTTACTTAATGGGGCAGCCCCCCCAAATACGACCTATTTGGGAAATGAGCGGTTCTCCGTGCAGACGACAAAAGGGGCATGATCAGAAAAAATGTCTTATCTTCATCTTGTCAGATCCGTGCTACTAATATCCATCAGTAAGAGGGGCTTAGCAGCCATATTTCATTTAGGATTTTGGGGGTAATGTTTAGGAATaagatacaatttaaaaaaataatcagcAAGCAGGAAAAAGAAAAATTAGGTGAAAACAGACATCGAATTGTACAGTATTGTGAGGGAAAATATACATGCCCAGGAAGCTGTAGCTTTAAGGAGGATGATGTTTTTGTTGCCATGCGGTCCTGGATCACATTGCATGCCTCTGTGGCCTCTGTGGCGGGAATTGGATTTCTGCGACCATGTCCCGCCGGCCTTTTGCCGTCAGGGGGACCCACCGCAGCCACTCCACCGCCGGCCGTTTCAAGAAGgtaagttttagggtaggggttttagcgTTGGGGAAggaggataactttaggggttttagtgcttagggtagggggttaaggggttaaggttttagcACAGGGGATAATGTTATTATTAAGGGGTATAGGGTAAGGGCTACGGTTAGTGACTTACCTTCGCTGCGAAGCAGACGGTGACGGAGGATCCCCGCGGAAAGGTCACTAGCAGTAAAACAGCGGCGGAGATTTGGTTGCGGCGAGACGACCGCGGCCCAATGTCCTAGACGTTCGTGGCCGTGAACGTGCTAATTGTCAGGGAGTGATCCCCAAGATGGACTGGACCCATTTATTATGCTGCCTTTGtgataataaaaatgttttataaatatgTTGGATGTGGTTATTACAAGCGCTACATTTCTGCGTGGTCAGTGACGGTCGTACACCCAGCCCTGCTCATGTTTAATGGAAACCCACGAGAACTCTCTTGTCTATCTTGCTACCCTTGTCTATCTTGTAAAATAGTCATGATCTTTACTGACAGACCTCGGTTTCTGAATATTTGAGTCCTCTTGCCgcacttccccctctctccctgttgaTCGGACTTTGTGGATTTTTGTTCACGGTTAAAATCCTGGCGTTGGCGGCTTGTGAACAACAATATAAGAACAGAGTCGCACCtggcacagtactgtatgtagaatAACAAAGTTATGGCCGATCCATGAGAAGCAGCCTCCAGCAAGATGGTCGAGCGTCTTTCCACACTCGACAGGAACCATGCAATCAAAATACAAGCGCAAGCTGGGCACTAATGCAAAAAAAGATTGAATCCCACAAAAATAAACAAGGCAAATAACCAACGTTTCAGCCCTACAGTTGTACCTTTCTCAGAGCTGAGCCCTGCATAACGCCCACAAATTACCGAGGTCTCCCCCCCACAAGGGCTCACCAGACCACAATCTTACTACACAGCACCAGGATGGTAAAATTTGACTTCATTTTATTACAACAAAAAAACCCTTAAAACACACTTGGTTCTTTACATGAATTGAAAAACTCTTAAGAACATGCATCACCTGGATATATGTTTAGCTTTAGTAATCAGAGTGCTGTTGTTGATATTTATTGTGATAAAATTCTTAATGTgggatttgtttttaaatgtcaCCTTGCCCGTTCTAGCACGTCTAGTTGGAGTCTTGTCAATTCCACATGAAATGCTACAGAATGACTTGAGTGTGGCACTGCCCTCGGTGACAGAAGCTTTGCAGCCAGTTTCCAGCAGGTGTTTAATCCTCAGGAGATGCCACTTAGCAACCTCACGCAGAGCGAGTGGGACTccccaggggcggggagccgaAGAAACGCGTGTTAACGAACCTGGGGGAGTACGAGAGGGTGGAACGTTCAGGCACGCGCGTGAATGGAAGACACGAACTCGGCACTGCTGCATTCTGGGGCCATTCCCTGGAGAATACGATCTCTGTTTTTCATATGCACTAACAGGAAAAACACTGCTATTTGGTTCTGTTAGATTTGGGCAAAAATTTCCAGGTTGTGACAACTTTTAATGGGGcatgggctacatatatatatatattgtgacagaaaccaggggatggtaataaattccatatatagggctcccaggatactgaacagtttctatcctgtttaggctggaagtgcagcctcagaatgcatgcactccatcccacagtttggcaagtgctggaactgaggggtgagggatccagaccagagtttgcctgctgcctgatttctgtcacctgtcatgctaggtggaaatcaggtatttaaggctgatttcctggttcctcttctctctccccaagagactggaggcaggaaggctgctggaagcagaaaggggaaaagcctctccccaaacaggttaaatcattttgtacctttatcaaattgcaaagttccttatttttgtttgttggaagcggataagccgccccaatcccagtcagggtgaacctcagttaagttattgctcaggtgagcaggcttttgttttgcttgtgtttcttgtgtatgcagtttggcagtctcagtgcctgggactgaataagccaggcatagcctgtttaaaggaacagcacgttacgcctcgtcatttaacccagcggtgcgcaaactggggggcgcgcccccctggggggcgcaagattgtttagggggggcgcaggaagcagcggcgattttgccaggagcagagggaaaaaagccgtctgcagctgcaatttttcttttggccattaggtggcgctgcgctgtgctacagtacacagcagcatctcgttgcttcctgcatcagcgtgtgacatggggagagggggtgagtgagactggcacatgggagagtgagactggcacatgggggagtgagactggcaaatgggagagtgagactggcacatgggggagtgagactggcacatgggggagtgagactggcacatgggggagtgagactgggacatgggggagtgagactgggacatgggggggagtgagactggcacatgggggagtgagactgggacatgggggaatgagactgggacaagggggggagtgagactgggacatgggggggagtgagactgggacatgggggagtgagactggcacatgggggagtgagactggcacatggggtagtgagactggcacatggggtagtgagactggcacatgggggggagtgagactgggacatgggggggagtgagactgggacatgggggggagtgagactgggacatgggggggagtgagactgggacatgggggggagtgagactgggacatgggggggagtgagactgggacatgggggggagtgagactgggacatgggggggagtgagactgggacatgggggggagtgagactgggacatgggggggagtgagactgggacatgggggggagtgagactgggacatgggggggagtgagactgggacatgggggggagtgagactgggacatgggggggagtgagactgggacatggggggagagtgagactgggacatggggggagagtgagactgggacatgggggggtgggagagtgagactgggacatgggggagtgagtgtgagactgggacatgggggagtgagtgtgagactgaggcatggggagggtgtgagtgacatgaggggggtgagagtgtgagatggggaggggggtgagagtgagtgtgacatggggagggggggggtgaaagagctacatggggatggggatgagagagacattggtgggagggagggagacactggcaggagggagagagacacacaatggctggagggagagtgtgagagagacaccgggtggagggagaaacaatagctggttggagagtgcaagagagacactggggggagggagaggcaatggctggaaggagagtgagagacaatggagggagggggacactagggggagggagaaagagagagagacacacagggggagggaaagagagtggggggagacactgaggggagggatagagagggactggagggggagtgagaaatacagggagttggagagactggaagaggagtgtgagactggaagaggggagagagtgagagacaatggggggagggagaaagagacacacactggggggagggaaagagagttggggggatggaaggggagacactgaggggagggatagagagggactggagggggagtgagaaatacagggagagggagagactggaagaggggagagaggtcctgaggtgttctaatgtggcgggaagagagagattaataatacagcagaaatgggaacgctattagacaaatattataatatttatttttaagttatgtaatttgtgctatactgtaaatactttttttgtagacgcgtggcgggggcgttacaaagctggttcgccctcaatggctgaaccagctcacgtgcgctgacgtcatgtgattttgattacatcaggcagggggggcccgagaaatttcatggatgaaaaggggggctcggcataaaaagtttgctcacccctgatttaacctaccctaaaagaccgtgttctaacagtcccggactgacggcagagccccggagtaagccgtttgtcactatatatatatatatatattacactctGCATGATATATACAGTTAATATATTGCTAttttataactatatataaattgagagagagagagaaccttttttttttattgtgggtgcaCATTTTCGGTCCTTATAGGGACCTTCCTCAAGATACGGTGAACGTAAGGAGACAAAAAATGGTTACCCTAaagctgcggccaggcagggagcgggcgcgCTGGCTCTCATGCGCCGCCTCCTGCTCGGCTGggcgatttgtggccggctaggtgcgcttgtctgggggcgcggccacgatgtcacagagatggttcaccctcattgggcgaaccgctcatgtgacgcacTTGCGGccggcaaaatcaaatttgcttgctctgctcacgctggccacacacgttgcctcaatgtgtttcatagcggccagcgtgagcgtgcctgcccgctcagcgccaccctggccgaggcctaagggctgttctatagagggaGCGCtcgctgcgccgtgcgcgcgcggcagttatagttggctgtggttagtcaggcttcctataataggaccgcgcgcgcacggcagtgagcgtggaaccggccgacagcgGAGAGGGTGGGGAAAATTAagatttcgcgccgctaccgccgctgaaatgtgtgtgtgtgtgtgtatatatgtatatgtgtgtatatgtgtatatatgtgtatatgtgtgtgtgtatgtatggtatgtatgtgtatatatgtgtatatgtgtgtgtgtatgtatgtgtatatatgtatgtgtatgtatgtatgtatgtgtatgtatgtgtgtgtgtgtgtgtgtatgtatgtgtatgtatgtatgtgtatatatgtgtgtgtgtgtatgtatggatgtgtgtgtatgtgtgtgtatgtatgtgtatgtgtatatatgtatgcatgtatgtacaatgttaataaataatttattcttaccaacgtatttatttattataaatgtatttataacacacaagcgatacacacacatacaaacacacagtacctcactatGTCGCTCACAGCACGCACACAAAAaatgtgcggcacgtgcacgcgcggttgcacaggcacgcgcacggccgcacacactatattacgggcctaagatGACGCCAAGAAAAGCGCGGGCAGCCGGGCGGAGCCGCTCACCTCTGATGGGTTTGCAGAGGCAGCCAGGTTAAGCCCCGGAAGTGGCGTGAACGCAGGAAACACGTgagagagaaaataaaaagtcCCAGCACAGGcgagggcaactccagtcctcaagggccatcaacaggtcaggttttcaggatatccctgcttcagcacaggtaactatcagtagctcagtcaaagactgcaccacttgtgctgaagcagggatatcctaaaataattggcctgttggtggcccttgtccTAGATCGATTTATAAGCCAAGCCCAATAGGGGTTGGTAAATAAATGTCGTAATATCTCTGAGTGACTCTTTTTAAACTAAAATGACTGTTTCGGTTTCCCCCTAGAAATTGGCAAATATGTTGAAATTCGCTTCATGTTTGTCCGAATTTACCGAATGATTGAAACATTTGCTAATATTTAGAAGGAGGTATTAGGTTGTCCAATTTTGCCAAATAAAACGTTGCTTTTTTTTCTCACTGGAAATAACGCTTCTCCGCATCCTTTTTATATTGTGCAATATTAGCGGTTATGCCACTAGCGCTTGAGAAAGGCCGTTGCACCGGCCGAATCGTCGGGGTTTTTTTTGGCTCAATAAATTCACTTATTTGAAATCCGACGTGCCCTGATTCACTATCTTTTTCTGTAATATTAGCCGCGCCATTATTTGGGGGAGAGGTCTGCGATGAGAGTTATGGAACAAGGGGGCGGAGTTACATTCTATCGGCGCAGGTCTGTGTATTAAGAAATGTGCGAACTGCGTTACTTTTCTTGATGTTTTTCTGCGCTGGTTCTTTCCGGCATCTTGAAGGTGACGCAAGTCTATTTTTTGCATGGAATAATAGCGCCAAATTCTGCATCAGTAGCAATACACTTAATAGATATTTTTTTAAGCATAGGTATCAGCGCAGACCGCTTTCTTGATACTTAGAGCCCCAGGTACTTATTTTGCAATCTGCTAGATGTGACTAGCCAACTTACAAAAGATACAGTGGAGAGAGAAATAGATCAACAAAGGCACCGCGTAGGGGCGGTGTGTCTCCGGGGCGGTGTGTCTCCGGGGGCGGCCACTCCTGGCGACACTATTTTTAATAGgtgggaagctgggggtctccagggttgaaccgcgttgatttcagctccggagaccccctgcttcccgagatacataccacTGCAGGTGCCGCCGGTATCTTTGCTGTTTAAATATCACGTGGGGCAACAGGAAGCTGCaatggatgatgtcacagcttcctgttggcccgtgGGACATTTAAGCAGCAAGGAAACCGGCGGCACCTGCA
It encodes:
- the GTF3C6 gene encoding general transcription factor 3C polypeptide 6 isoform X3, whose translation is MVELAGVIDSDMLEKCENKCKIVGINTEKPFLQVDNYVFAGEYEDALGTCVIFEETSDQVDGDNTKPQLKYKCHTVKKLNMMRTFLTEKKEGDEGGGKVEWFQIKDDSVANWTSMICSIAREGEDPEDESPSEAEELEGAAEDSGHLDQSFELEKQDSEMDESTSHDVCPALEEEELEALTLADKAPAGDQETPAAMTEASETGR